The Agromyces hippuratus genome has a window encoding:
- a CDS encoding vanadium-dependent haloperoxidase has product MSLKPSKLITAAVAAVACLLAPVVVAGPSQAVPDIGRDPAVISEWNAIAVRTIATENGTPVPASPLYFAFVSIAMHDAVATIEGGFEPFTELPRAHAHASPEVAAATAAHHVLKHYFPNSGANLDADYAAFLAEVPKGVGLVHGTRVGEDAAAAIIALRADDGRGDPHPFLAQPDIGVWRPTPDLLLPMAVSWLGFVDPLVIDSPTQFAPAGPDPVESDAYATDFTEVKEKGALNGSTRSDAESATAVFWTANPVAQYNAVMRAETAQRGYDIGESARAFALLGTSMADTQISCWRSKFDEAYWRPITAIHEAGADGNDATVADPTWKAFRETPPYPDYTSGHACVTGSASEVFGHLFGADTIDIDVPSTVQGRPDRHFAATSDLDDEAMNARIWLGFHFRKAMTDGNALGHTVAGHVIEGTFRATD; this is encoded by the coding sequence ATGTCTCTCAAGCCCAGCAAACTCATCACCGCCGCGGTCGCCGCGGTCGCGTGCCTCCTGGCCCCCGTGGTCGTCGCGGGGCCGAGCCAGGCGGTCCCCGACATCGGGCGGGATCCCGCCGTGATCAGCGAGTGGAACGCGATCGCGGTCCGCACGATCGCGACGGAGAACGGCACCCCGGTGCCGGCATCGCCGCTGTATTTCGCGTTCGTGTCGATCGCGATGCACGATGCCGTCGCCACCATCGAGGGTGGTTTCGAGCCGTTCACCGAGCTCCCGCGAGCTCACGCGCACGCCTCGCCCGAGGTAGCGGCGGCGACGGCGGCGCACCACGTGTTGAAGCACTACTTCCCGAACTCGGGTGCGAACCTCGATGCCGACTACGCGGCGTTCCTCGCAGAGGTGCCGAAGGGGGTCGGCCTCGTGCACGGCACGCGCGTCGGTGAGGACGCGGCGGCAGCGATCATCGCGTTGCGTGCGGACGACGGGCGCGGAGATCCCCATCCGTTCCTCGCCCAACCCGACATCGGCGTCTGGCGGCCGACTCCCGATCTGCTCCTGCCGATGGCGGTGTCGTGGCTCGGCTTCGTCGACCCGCTCGTGATCGATTCGCCGACGCAGTTCGCGCCCGCCGGGCCCGATCCCGTCGAGTCGGACGCGTATGCGACGGACTTCACCGAGGTGAAGGAGAAGGGCGCGCTGAACGGGTCGACCCGCTCGGATGCGGAAAGCGCGACGGCAGTGTTCTGGACCGCGAATCCGGTGGCGCAGTACAACGCGGTGATGCGTGCTGAGACGGCGCAGCGCGGGTACGACATCGGCGAATCCGCTCGAGCGTTCGCGCTGCTGGGCACCTCGATGGCCGACACGCAGATCTCCTGCTGGCGGTCGAAGTTCGATGAGGCGTACTGGCGCCCGATCACGGCCATCCACGAGGCCGGCGCCGACGGGAATGATGCAACGGTGGCGGACCCGACGTGGAAGGCCTTCCGTGAGACCCCGCCGTACCCCGACTATACGAGCGGGCACGCCTGTGTGACCGGTTCGGCGTCGGAGGTGTTCGGCCATCTGTTCGGCGCGGACACGATCGACATCGATGTTCCGTCGACCGTGCAGGGCCGTCCCGACCGGCACTTCGCGGCCACGAGCGACCTCGATGACGAGGCGATGAACGCGAGGATCTGGCTCGGATTCCACTTCCGGAAGGCGATGACCGACGGGAACGCCCTCGGCCACACCGTTGCCGGTCATGTGATCGAGGGCACGTTCCGCGCGACCGACTGA
- a CDS encoding DUF6264 family protein, protein MSQHEAARTPDQSGDAATTNGGATPPAAPSPRRDERPRPQYGEYAPEGWTWTPPVDERAAASDAAIAEPAAAVTPAQAAPSGAAAAGAHPIDRMWTIALLVIGVFGALYNSLSLFQLPTTALESAKLSASMLGIDGPADFTPGPAVPVYIFVGIALQLLLWVGALLWSRARMRTGRLAWWVPLLAGVAAFIVVVVVGMLVFASDPAFLQSLAPAQP, encoded by the coding sequence ATGTCGCAGCACGAGGCCGCTCGAACGCCCGACCAGTCGGGCGACGCCGCAACGACGAACGGAGGGGCGACCCCGCCCGCCGCGCCGTCGCCGCGGCGCGACGAGCGGCCTCGTCCGCAATACGGCGAGTACGCCCCCGAAGGGTGGACATGGACGCCGCCGGTCGATGAGCGGGCGGCGGCCTCTGACGCGGCGATCGCCGAGCCCGCCGCAGCGGTGACTCCCGCCCAGGCGGCTCCCTCGGGCGCCGCTGCTGCCGGTGCGCACCCGATCGATCGCATGTGGACGATCGCCCTGCTCGTCATCGGCGTGTTCGGTGCGCTCTACAACAGCCTGTCGCTCTTCCAGCTGCCGACGACAGCACTCGAATCGGCGAAGCTCTCGGCATCGATGCTCGGCATCGACGGGCCGGCCGACTTCACTCCCGGCCCCGCGGTACCCGTGTACATCTTCGTCGGCATCGCGCTGCAACTCCTGCTGTGGGTCGGCGCGCTGCTCTGGTCGCGTGCGCGCATGCGGACCGGCCGACTTGCCTGGTGGGTTCCGCTCCTCGCGGGTGTCGCGGCGTTCATCGTCGTGGTGGTCGTCGGCATGCTCGTGTTCGCGAGCGACCCGGCCTTCCTGCAGTCGCTGGCGCCCGCCCAGCCGTAG
- the fbaA gene encoding class II fructose-bisphosphate aldolase, with the protein MPIATPEQYAEMLDTAKAKGFAFPAFNVSSSQTLNAVLQGLTEAGSDGIIQVTTGGADYFAGHTVKARATGALAFARFAHEVAKNYPITVALHTDHCPKPALADFVFPLIEASEAEVKAGRNPIFQSHMWDGSAVPLTENLEIAKEILPRMKAINAILEVEIGVVGGEEDGVQHEGSNDALYTTLDDAIATVEALGFGDQGRYMAALTFGNVHGVYAPGNVKLRPALLKEIQDGLQAKYGTAAKPLDLVFHGGSGSTDAEIAEAVANGVVKMNIDTDTQYAYTRAVAGYMFQNYDGVLKVDGSVGNKKQYDPRAWGKVAETAMAVRVGESTRQLGSAAQSISA; encoded by the coding sequence ATGCCCATCGCCACCCCCGAGCAGTACGCCGAGATGCTGGACACCGCGAAGGCCAAGGGCTTCGCGTTCCCGGCCTTCAACGTCTCCTCCTCGCAGACGCTCAACGCGGTGCTGCAGGGTCTGACCGAGGCGGGCTCCGACGGCATCATCCAGGTCACCACCGGCGGTGCCGACTACTTCGCCGGCCACACCGTCAAGGCCCGTGCCACCGGCGCGCTCGCCTTCGCGCGCTTCGCCCACGAGGTCGCCAAGAACTACCCGATCACGGTCGCACTGCACACCGACCACTGCCCGAAGCCGGCCCTCGCCGACTTCGTGTTCCCGCTCATCGAGGCCTCCGAGGCCGAGGTCAAGGCCGGCCGCAACCCGATCTTCCAGTCCCACATGTGGGACGGCTCGGCTGTGCCGCTCACCGAGAACCTCGAGATCGCGAAAGAGATCCTCCCCCGCATGAAGGCGATCAACGCCATCCTCGAGGTCGAGATCGGCGTCGTCGGCGGCGAGGAGGACGGCGTGCAGCACGAGGGCTCGAACGACGCGCTCTACACGACGCTCGACGACGCGATCGCGACCGTCGAGGCGCTCGGCTTCGGCGACCAGGGCCGCTACATGGCCGCCCTCACCTTCGGCAACGTGCACGGCGTCTACGCTCCCGGCAACGTGAAGCTGCGCCCGGCGCTCCTGAAGGAGATCCAGGATGGCCTGCAGGCCAAGTACGGCACCGCGGCGAAGCCGCTCGACCTCGTCTTCCACGGCGGCTCGGGCTCGACCGACGCCGAGATCGCCGAGGCCGTCGCGAACGGCGTCGTGAAGATGAACATCGACACCGACACGCAGTACGCGTACACGCGCGCCGTCGCCGGCTACATGTTCCAGAACTACGACGGCGTGCTGAAGGTCGACGGTTCGGTCGGCAACAAGAAGCAGTACGACCCGCGCGCCTGGGGCAAGGTCGCCGAGACCGCCATGGCGGTTCGCGTCGGCGAGTCGACCCGTCAGCTCGGTTCCGCCGCGCAGTCGATCAGCGCGTAG
- a CDS encoding fructose-bisphosphatase class II — translation MPTDQLRLAERGLVDGFRRATALAALAASPLIGSDDGHAIDALAVQALRSALGELDVDGVVVVGEGEKDEAPMLYVGERFGRAGRGSPVIDLAVDPVDGTRLAAAGAPGAMAVLAVAPRGALAALGAAHYLEKHITWLPDAPAGASVGELVDRIAAARGIAASGVRVAVQDRPRNEGFVVEARAAGASVELFVHGDVERSLRAAGGEAGLDLVSGIGGAPEGVLTAAAVHALGGSMWARLAPQSRVERARVLADGLDLDRVWSLGELCGAPAWVFLSAVTECAPGDAVMPGVRTRPDGPAIVATWHAGPGVDAMVGEVRVV, via the coding sequence GTGCCGACCGACCAGCTCCGCCTCGCCGAACGCGGCCTCGTCGACGGTTTCCGCCGCGCGACGGCGCTCGCCGCGCTGGCCGCCTCGCCGCTCATCGGCTCGGACGACGGCCACGCCATCGACGCGCTCGCCGTGCAGGCGCTGCGCTCGGCGCTCGGCGAACTCGACGTCGACGGGGTCGTGGTGGTGGGCGAGGGCGAGAAGGACGAGGCGCCGATGCTGTACGTCGGCGAGCGGTTCGGCCGCGCTGGAAGGGGTTCGCCCGTCATCGATCTCGCGGTCGATCCGGTCGACGGCACCCGGCTGGCGGCGGCCGGCGCACCCGGCGCGATGGCCGTGCTCGCGGTCGCACCGCGAGGCGCCCTCGCCGCGCTCGGTGCGGCCCACTACCTCGAGAAGCACATCACGTGGCTTCCGGACGCCCCGGCCGGCGCTTCCGTCGGCGAACTCGTCGACCGCATCGCTGCGGCACGGGGCATCGCCGCCTCGGGGGTGCGGGTCGCCGTGCAGGATCGGCCGCGGAACGAGGGATTCGTCGTCGAGGCCCGGGCGGCGGGGGCATCCGTCGAGCTCTTCGTGCACGGCGACGTCGAGCGCAGCCTTCGTGCGGCGGGCGGCGAAGCGGGGCTCGATCTCGTCTCGGGCATCGGCGGCGCCCCCGAGGGGGTGCTGACCGCAGCGGCGGTGCACGCGCTCGGCGGCTCGATGTGGGCGCGACTCGCGCCGCAGTCGAGGGTCGAGCGAGCGCGCGTGCTCGCCGACGGGCTCGACCTCGATCGCGTCTGGTCGCTCGGCGAACTCTGCGGAGCACCCGCATGGGTCTTCCTCAGCGCCGTGACCGAGTGTGCACCGGGCGACGCGGTGATGCCCGGCGTACGAACGCGGCCGGACGGCCCTGCGATCGTGGCGACCTGGCACGCCGGGCCGGGCGTCGACGCCATGGTCGGCGAGGTGCGCGTGGTGTGA
- the glpX gene encoding class II fructose-bisphosphatase, whose translation MVSTDTASLFLHPDRNIALELVRATEAAAIRSYPWIGKGDKLGADGAAVDAMRAFLGTVDFEGVVVIGEGEKDAAPMLFNGERVGTGRGPACDIAVDPIDGTSLTAAGRHNALSVIAVSDRGTMLDASSVFYMDKIVTDASGIGVVDIRKPIGENLRALAAAKGKDVSELRVAVLNRDRHERLIADIREAGAGTRLMSDGDVAGGINAARYESRIDMCVGIGGSPEGITTACAIKALGGFMQGVLAPKDDAERARGEAAGLDCERVYELDDLVRGDNTFFVATGVTDGELLDGVRKKGPIVRTESIVLRGKSGTIRRIVADHLVEKWLVDDAL comes from the coding sequence ATGGTGAGCACCGACACGGCAAGCCTGTTCTTGCACCCCGACCGCAACATCGCACTCGAACTCGTGCGTGCCACGGAGGCTGCGGCGATCCGCTCGTACCCGTGGATCGGCAAGGGCGACAAGCTCGGGGCCGACGGCGCAGCGGTCGACGCGATGCGCGCATTCCTCGGCACGGTGGACTTCGAGGGCGTGGTCGTCATCGGCGAGGGCGAGAAGGACGCCGCGCCCATGCTCTTCAACGGCGAGCGCGTCGGCACCGGGCGCGGCCCGGCCTGCGACATCGCGGTCGACCCGATCGACGGCACCTCGCTCACGGCCGCCGGCCGGCACAACGCGCTCTCGGTCATCGCCGTCTCCGACCGCGGCACCATGCTCGACGCCTCCTCGGTCTTCTACATGGACAAGATCGTCACGGATGCCTCGGGCATCGGCGTCGTCGACATCCGGAAGCCGATCGGCGAGAACCTGCGCGCGCTCGCCGCGGCGAAGGGCAAGGACGTCAGCGAACTCCGCGTCGCCGTGCTGAACCGCGACCGCCACGAGCGGCTCATCGCCGACATCCGCGAGGCCGGCGCCGGCACCCGCCTGATGAGCGACGGCGACGTCGCCGGCGGCATCAACGCGGCCCGCTACGAGTCGCGCATCGACATGTGCGTCGGCATCGGCGGCAGCCCCGAGGGCATCACCACGGCGTGCGCGATCAAGGCGCTCGGAGGCTTCATGCAGGGCGTGCTCGCGCCGAAGGACGACGCCGAGCGTGCGCGCGGCGAGGCCGCCGGCCTCGACTGCGAGCGCGTCTACGAACTCGACGACCTCGTGCGCGGCGACAACACGTTCTTCGTCGCCACGGGCGTGACCGACGGCGAGCTGCTCGACGGCGTGCGCAAGAAGGGGCCCATCGTGCGCACCGAGTCGATCGTGCTGCGCGGCAAGTCGGGCACGATCCGCCGCATCGTGGCCGACCACCTCGTCGAGAAGTGGCTCGTCGACGACGCGCTGTGA
- a CDS encoding VOC family protein: MVTVRDAFPGFSVDDVEAAREFYGTRLGLPVGDEPGAGALRVTLPSGQGVFIYPKPNHEPASFTILNLVVDDIDRAVDELNAAGVVTKIYTAPDDFGTDERGIAHGSATGQGPDIAWFTDPAGNVLSVLTA; the protein is encoded by the coding sequence ATGGTCACGGTTCGAGATGCGTTCCCGGGGTTCAGCGTCGATGACGTCGAAGCGGCGCGCGAGTTCTACGGTACGAGACTCGGGTTGCCCGTGGGCGACGAACCCGGCGCCGGGGCGCTGCGCGTCACGCTGCCATCGGGTCAGGGCGTCTTCATCTACCCGAAGCCGAACCACGAGCCGGCGAGCTTCACGATCCTGAACCTCGTGGTCGACGACATCGACCGCGCCGTCGACGAGCTGAACGCAGCAGGCGTGGTCACGAAGATCTACACCGCCCCCGACGACTTCGGCACCGATGAGCGCGGCATCGCGCACGGCTCTGCGACCGGGCAGGGACCCGACATCGCCTGGTTCACCGACCCTGCGGGCAACGTGCTGAGCGTGCTCACCGCTTGA
- a CDS encoding serine hydrolase, whose amino-acid sequence MAQQWNVQGLDEAITAGAADLSTVEWSAAVADAATGDVLWSHDADRVLKTASVGKVFLLIEAARQAETGELDLDEPVQRLPEDLVADSGLWHVLDLEALSIRDACALIGAVSDNLATNVLVRRLGIDRIGDTGRSLGFTASALLDRVREDRGPQHPPTLSRGNAAELVRLMADLTRGRIVSPAVSARVLGWLALNTDQSMVAAPFGVDPLAHTEPDNGFVLRNKTGTISTARIDIGVCDVDGGDGGLAWAVLANWSDEVDLRDAVLERMTAIGAELRGALRQTVTDRPVAG is encoded by the coding sequence ATGGCGCAGCAGTGGAACGTGCAGGGGCTCGACGAGGCGATCACGGCCGGTGCAGCTGACCTGAGCACGGTCGAGTGGTCGGCCGCGGTCGCCGACGCAGCCACCGGTGACGTGCTGTGGTCGCACGACGCCGATCGCGTGCTCAAGACTGCGAGCGTGGGCAAGGTCTTCCTGCTCATCGAGGCGGCGCGCCAAGCGGAGACCGGCGAGCTCGACCTCGACGAGCCGGTGCAACGGCTGCCCGAAGACCTCGTCGCCGATTCCGGACTCTGGCACGTGCTCGACCTCGAAGCCCTGAGCATTCGCGATGCCTGCGCCCTGATCGGCGCCGTGAGCGACAACCTCGCCACCAACGTGCTCGTGCGGCGGCTCGGCATCGACCGCATCGGCGACACCGGCCGATCGCTCGGCTTCACCGCATCGGCATTGCTCGACCGGGTGCGCGAAGACCGCGGGCCGCAGCATCCGCCGACCCTCTCGCGCGGCAACGCCGCTGAACTCGTGCGCCTGATGGCCGACCTCACTCGGGGGCGCATCGTGTCACCGGCGGTCTCGGCCCGCGTGCTCGGATGGCTCGCCCTCAACACCGACCAGTCGATGGTCGCAGCTCCGTTCGGCGTCGACCCCCTCGCGCACACCGAACCCGACAACGGGTTCGTCCTGCGCAACAAGACGGGCACCATCAGCACCGCCCGCATCGACATCGGCGTGTGCGACGTCGACGGGGGCGACGGCGGACTGGCCTGGGCCGTGCTGGCGAACTGGAGCGACGAGGTCGACCTGCGCGATGCCGTGCTCGAGCGCATGACGGCGATCGGCGCCGAACTCCGCGGTGCCCTGCGGCAGACGGTCACCGACCGCCCCGTCGCCGGCTGA
- a CDS encoding S66 peptidase family protein: MTASELGPLTPGARVAIVAPSGPPPSELLARSLELLDGWGLEPVVFPSATATHPRARYLAGPDVQRAADLQSAWCDTTVDAVFCARGGYGSVRMIDLLDRDALAAAPPKPLYGSSDVTGIHEYWLERIGLATWFTPMTATAALLDDAAAIESLRRAVFEPVGGRRFTAPTAETLVAGEATGRIIGGNLSLLAMTLGAHGLPVADHTGCIALLEDVEEEPYRLDGLLTSLLRAGWFDGVTGIALGSWQGCGDLGEVRALAEELLAPLGVPLVWELGFGHGPHASSIPLGVRGTLVAGSEPELVIEA; the protein is encoded by the coding sequence TTGACCGCCTCTGAACTCGGTCCGCTCACCCCCGGCGCCCGCGTCGCCATCGTCGCCCCGAGCGGGCCGCCGCCGTCGGAACTGCTCGCCCGCTCGCTCGAGTTGCTCGACGGGTGGGGACTCGAGCCCGTCGTGTTCCCGAGCGCGACGGCGACGCATCCGCGAGCACGGTACCTCGCCGGGCCGGATGTGCAGCGTGCGGCAGATCTCCAGTCCGCCTGGTGCGATACGACCGTCGACGCCGTGTTCTGCGCTCGCGGCGGGTACGGCTCCGTACGGATGATCGACCTGCTCGACCGCGATGCGCTCGCCGCCGCGCCGCCGAAGCCGCTGTACGGCAGCTCCGACGTGACGGGCATCCACGAGTATTGGCTCGAGCGAATCGGGCTGGCGACCTGGTTCACGCCGATGACGGCGACCGCGGCGCTGCTCGACGATGCAGCGGCCATCGAGAGCCTGCGGCGTGCCGTCTTCGAGCCCGTCGGGGGTCGGCGCTTCACCGCGCCGACGGCCGAGACGCTCGTTGCGGGCGAGGCGACGGGCCGGATCATCGGCGGCAACCTCAGCCTGCTCGCCATGACCCTCGGGGCGCACGGCCTGCCGGTCGCGGATCACACCGGATGCATCGCACTGCTCGAAGACGTCGAAGAGGAGCCGTACCGTCTCGACGGCCTGCTGACCTCGCTCCTCAGGGCGGGCTGGTTCGACGGCGTCACCGGCATCGCCCTCGGGAGCTGGCAGGGCTGCGGCGACCTCGGCGAGGTGCGCGCGCTCGCCGAAGAGCTGCTCGCTCCGCTCGGGGTTCCGCTCGTGTGGGAGCTCGGCTTCGGCCATGGGCCGCACGCCTCGAGCATTCCGCTCGGGGTGCGCGGGACGCTGGTGGCAGGCTCCGAACCCGAACTCGTGATCGAGGCGTGA
- a CDS encoding MurR/RpiR family transcriptional regulator translates to MQRRSALLLKRRIVEQEREHFLAALDWAHDEAAFERIAAAIVASRRRFILGAAKSFTYASLLAMDLSAGLANVSLIDGTIVRPLDVLSDVRSTDVLVAISLSRYRKYTVDIARRFAEAGGTVIVITDSADAPLADVAQELLIVDTESASFANSPTSVALVIHLLVTLTTASAKGAGRRLQERDRLSESLDLYYD, encoded by the coding sequence GTGCAGCGGCGCTCAGCGCTGCTGCTGAAGCGTCGCATCGTCGAGCAGGAGCGCGAGCACTTCCTCGCCGCCCTCGACTGGGCTCACGACGAGGCCGCCTTCGAGCGCATCGCGGCTGCGATCGTGGCCTCGCGTCGACGCTTCATCCTCGGCGCGGCGAAGTCGTTCACCTACGCCTCGCTGCTCGCGATGGACCTGAGTGCGGGGCTCGCCAACGTGTCGCTCATCGACGGCACCATCGTGCGGCCGCTCGACGTGCTGAGCGACGTGCGCTCGACCGACGTGCTCGTCGCGATCTCGCTCTCGCGCTACCGCAAGTACACGGTCGACATCGCCCGCCGGTTCGCCGAGGCGGGAGGAACGGTGATCGTCATCACCGACTCGGCCGATGCGCCGCTCGCCGACGTGGCTCAGGAGCTGCTCATCGTCGACACCGAGAGCGCCTCGTTCGCCAACTCGCCGACATCGGTCGCGCTCGTCATCCACCTGCTCGTCACGTTGACGACCGCCAGCGCGAAGGGCGCCGGCCGTCGGCTGCAGGAACGCGATCGACTGAGCGAGAGCCTCGACCTGTACTACGACTGA
- the rmuC gene encoding DNA recombination protein RmuC: MDILALVIGLIVGIALGALVAALVLQRRASQAAAESPVAEDPALVEARMQARLAEVRVGEEAAKAVLREELASTQATAEALREQILSAQQQYRELVEQQRAEVQAREARDAAESKVLQALAPVKQSLTEMQSKVTQLESQRTLQHGELTQQLKSAAESEERLRSTAESLASALRSNSTRGVWGETQLRSVVEAAGLIERVDFDVQSSITSDSGHGRPDMVVRLPGGKSIAVDAKVPFNAYLEASQIPATATGAEGARRAEFMKQHVAAVRAHVTALGTKGYWNGLDASPELVIAFIPSESLVSAAMEADPTIMEFAFSKRVALASPVTLWSVLKTVAFSWQQDVLTNEAKTLFDLSRELYSRLSTTASHIEKLGRTIERSVKDYNAFVGSLERQVLPTARKLGALDESKVLAPLTGIEEAPRELTAYELVSTTSADLDPELRRQLEATGDAD, encoded by the coding sequence ATGGACATCCTCGCCCTCGTCATCGGCCTCATCGTCGGCATCGCGCTCGGCGCCCTCGTTGCCGCGCTCGTGCTGCAGCGCCGTGCGTCGCAGGCCGCGGCCGAGTCACCCGTCGCCGAAGACCCGGCGCTCGTCGAGGCCCGCATGCAGGCCCGGCTCGCCGAGGTGCGCGTCGGCGAGGAGGCCGCGAAGGCGGTGCTCCGCGAAGAGCTCGCCTCCACGCAGGCCACGGCAGAGGCGCTCCGCGAGCAGATCCTCTCCGCTCAGCAGCAGTACCGCGAGCTCGTCGAACAGCAGCGCGCCGAGGTGCAGGCCCGCGAGGCGCGCGACGCCGCAGAGAGCAAGGTCCTCCAGGCACTCGCCCCGGTGAAGCAGTCGCTCACCGAGATGCAGTCGAAGGTCACGCAGCTCGAGAGCCAGCGCACGCTCCAGCACGGCGAACTGACCCAGCAGCTGAAGTCCGCCGCCGAATCCGAAGAGCGCCTGCGCTCCACGGCGGAGTCCCTGGCCTCTGCCCTCCGCTCCAACAGCACCCGCGGAGTCTGGGGCGAGACACAACTGCGCAGCGTCGTCGAGGCCGCCGGCCTCATCGAGCGGGTCGACTTCGACGTGCAGTCGAGCATCACGAGCGACTCCGGTCACGGCCGCCCCGACATGGTCGTGCGACTGCCCGGCGGCAAGTCGATCGCCGTCGACGCGAAGGTGCCGTTCAACGCCTACCTCGAGGCCAGCCAGATCCCGGCCACCGCGACGGGAGCAGAGGGCGCACGACGCGCAGAGTTCATGAAGCAGCACGTCGCCGCGGTGCGCGCCCACGTTACGGCGCTGGGCACCAAGGGGTACTGGAACGGCCTCGACGCCTCCCCCGAGCTCGTCATCGCGTTCATTCCGAGCGAGTCCCTCGTCTCCGCGGCCATGGAGGCCGACCCCACGATCATGGAGTTCGCGTTCTCGAAGCGGGTCGCTCTCGCCTCCCCGGTGACGCTGTGGTCCGTGCTGAAGACCGTCGCCTTCTCGTGGCAGCAAGACGTACTCACCAACGAGGCGAAGACGCTGTTCGACCTGAGCCGCGAGCTCTACTCCCGTCTCTCGACCACGGCGAGCCACATCGAGAAGCTCGGCCGCACCATCGAGCGCAGCGTGAAGGACTACAACGCCTTCGTCGGCTCCCTCGAGCGTCAGGTGCTGCCGACCGCCCGCAAGCTCGGCGCCCTCGACGAGTCGAAGGTGCTCGCGCCGCTCACGGGTATCGAAGAGGCGCCGCGCGAGCTCACGGCGTACGAACTCGTCTCGACCACCAGCGCCGACCTCGACCCCGAGTTGCGTCGCCAGCTCGAGGCCACGGGCGACGCCGACTGA
- a CDS encoding 3'-5' exonuclease, which produces MPVDFTAIDFETANSSGASACSVGLVKVRDGRVVEREHRYIRPPFPHNEFSEWNVRIHGITPEMVANADDWSVHLPALREFAGDDMLVAHNAGFDMGVIAKTSTALGLEVPDFRYLCSLQVARRTYHLESYRLPVAAMAAGFEGFSHHDALADAEACAAIIVHSAARHEVDDLDRLAHVTRVKVGAIGPVATRDDRAAHGPMALQ; this is translated from the coding sequence GTGCCAGTGGACTTCACCGCGATCGACTTCGAAACCGCCAACTCCTCTGGCGCCTCCGCCTGCTCGGTCGGGCTGGTGAAGGTGAGAGACGGCCGGGTCGTCGAGCGCGAGCACCGGTACATCCGCCCGCCGTTCCCGCACAACGAGTTCTCGGAGTGGAACGTGCGCATCCACGGCATCACTCCCGAGATGGTGGCGAACGCCGACGACTGGTCGGTGCACCTGCCGGCGCTGCGCGAATTCGCGGGCGACGACATGCTCGTCGCGCACAACGCGGGCTTCGACATGGGCGTCATCGCAAAGACCTCGACCGCACTCGGCCTCGAGGTGCCCGACTTCCGCTACCTCTGCAGCCTGCAGGTCGCACGGCGCACCTACCACCTCGAGTCCTACCGGCTGCCGGTCGCCGCGATGGCCGCAGGCTTCGAGGGCTTCTCGCACCACGACGCGCTCGCCGACGCCGAGGCGTGCGCCGCGATCATCGTGCACTCCGCGGCCCGTCACGAGGTCGACGACCTCGACCGCCTCGCGCACGTCACGCGCGTGAAGGTCGGTGCGATCGGGCCGGTCGCCACGCGCGACGACCGTGCAGCGCACGGCCCGATGGCACTGCAGTAG
- a CDS encoding class I SAM-dependent methyltransferase encodes MNDRPEVSASREHGLVADPSDPATLESARSFGAAASVYHQARPGYPAEAIAWLIGDATRVLDLGAGTGKLTEALVALDREVIAVDPVEEMLEELEVAVPGVPRLLGTAEDIPIEDAAVDAVVAGQAWHWFQPERAIPEIARVLRPGGVLGLVWNSRDTRVDWLREAGEIMHERHDASATFESYVNVGPPFGEIAEHTVEWGARMSREGFLDLVRSRSYFITASPEEQHATITALETLLTTHPDLAGAEELVVPYVTRCFRTVLAN; translated from the coding sequence ATGAACGATCGACCCGAGGTCTCGGCTTCCCGCGAGCACGGACTCGTCGCCGACCCCTCCGACCCCGCGACGCTCGAGAGTGCGCGCTCGTTCGGCGCCGCGGCATCCGTCTACCATCAGGCCCGGCCCGGCTACCCGGCCGAGGCGATCGCCTGGCTCATCGGCGACGCGACCCGCGTGCTCGACCTCGGGGCGGGCACCGGCAAGCTCACCGAGGCGCTCGTGGCACTCGACCGCGAGGTGATCGCGGTCGACCCCGTCGAGGAGATGCTCGAGGAGCTCGAGGTCGCCGTGCCCGGGGTGCCGCGCCTCCTCGGCACCGCTGAAGACATCCCGATCGAGGATGCCGCGGTCGACGCCGTCGTCGCAGGGCAGGCCTGGCACTGGTTCCAGCCCGAACGGGCGATCCCCGAGATCGCGCGCGTGCTGCGCCCGGGCGGCGTGCTCGGACTCGTCTGGAACAGCCGGGATACGCGGGTCGACTGGCTCCGCGAGGCAGGCGAGATCATGCACGAGCGGCACGATGCGAGTGCCACGTTCGAGAGCTACGTCAACGTCGGGCCGCCGTTCGGCGAGATCGCCGAGCACACGGTCGAGTGGGGTGCGCGGATGTCGCGGGAGGGGTTCCTCGACCTCGTGCGCTCGCGCAGCTACTTCATCACCGCGTCGCCCGAGGAGCAGCACGCGACCATCACCGCGTTGGAGACGCTGCTCACGACGCATCCCGACCTCGCGGGCGCGGAGGAGCTCGTCGTGCCGTACGTGACGCGATGCTTCCGCACCGTGCTCGCGAACTGA